The Bacillus vallismortis genome window below encodes:
- the mcpC gene encoding methyl-accepting chemotaxis protein McpC, with protein sequence MFKKLHIKIAVFVSIMLIVTVVLLMLSSYLTLKPMITEDGKNTTQNVTQSLEQNIELQLKSYAISLSRLANGELTRTFVTKPSKEASRLFNDDIKQIKDNDDYVAMAYIGTAKKEMFTYPKADFADDYDPTSRPWYKLAAETPDQVVWTEPYQDVVTGDMIVTASKAVLDGQKVMGVASYDLKLSAIQSMVNKQKVPYKGFAFLADASGNLLAHPSNQGKNISKDQTLKTIASEKKGIQDENGKMIVYQTIGETGWKVGTQFDTDKLMWISDKMNRANLWISLIALIATIILSYFLAKTITGPIQQLIAKTKAVSEGDLTVHAESKSKDEVGILTRDFNQMVENMKDMVEQVRLSSGKVSDTSEQLTVVSAETNETSGQIAKAIEEVAAGASEQASEVETINEKSESLSTKIRQIAAEAGGMKERSKSSENASYKGLDALGQLLMKSNEANTETKKVETMLLDLENQTKNIEEVVTAISNISDQTNLLALNASIEAARAGESGRGFAVVAEEVRKLAEQSALSTKHISETVKLIQVETKEASHAMVEASRMNDEQNSAIHETGEVLNTITVEMQSLVQGIDHIYEEIQRMSEEQLAISEAIQSISAISQESAAAAEEVNASTDEQLITLDKVKHSTETLKHASQELMSTITKFTL encoded by the coding sequence TTGTTTAAAAAACTTCATATAAAGATTGCTGTTTTTGTTTCGATCATGTTAATTGTCACAGTTGTTCTTTTAATGCTGTCTTCTTATCTGACGCTGAAACCGATGATTACAGAGGATGGGAAAAATACAACTCAAAACGTGACGCAGTCACTTGAACAAAATATTGAATTGCAATTAAAGAGTTATGCCATATCGTTATCGAGATTGGCTAATGGGGAATTAACTCGTACATTTGTAACAAAACCAAGTAAAGAAGCTTCTCGGCTGTTTAACGATGATATTAAACAAATCAAAGATAACGATGATTATGTTGCGATGGCTTACATAGGCACCGCAAAAAAAGAAATGTTTACATATCCGAAAGCCGATTTTGCTGATGATTATGATCCGACATCGAGACCATGGTATAAGCTTGCAGCTGAAACCCCGGACCAAGTCGTTTGGACGGAACCTTATCAAGATGTCGTGACAGGAGATATGATTGTCACAGCATCAAAAGCGGTTCTTGACGGGCAAAAAGTGATGGGGGTTGCCAGCTACGATTTGAAACTCTCTGCCATCCAGAGCATGGTCAATAAGCAAAAGGTGCCTTACAAGGGATTTGCCTTTTTAGCTGATGCGAGCGGCAATCTTTTAGCACACCCGTCAAACCAAGGAAAAAACATATCAAAGGATCAAACACTGAAAACCATTGCATCTGAGAAAAAAGGGATACAGGATGAAAATGGTAAAATGATTGTGTACCAAACGATTGGTGAAACGGGCTGGAAAGTCGGAACGCAATTTGATACCGATAAATTAATGTGGATTTCCGATAAAATGAATCGGGCGAATCTTTGGATATCATTGATTGCGCTTATCGCTACGATCATTCTCAGCTACTTCCTGGCCAAAACGATAACCGGTCCGATACAGCAGCTGATCGCAAAAACGAAGGCAGTTTCCGAAGGCGATTTAACCGTTCATGCTGAATCAAAATCCAAGGATGAAGTCGGGATTTTAACAAGAGATTTTAATCAGATGGTTGAAAATATGAAGGATATGGTTGAACAAGTGAGACTATCTTCAGGGAAAGTATCTGATACCTCTGAGCAGTTAACAGTGGTCTCTGCGGAAACCAATGAAACAAGCGGACAAATTGCAAAAGCGATTGAAGAAGTAGCCGCAGGGGCATCAGAGCAGGCTTCTGAAGTAGAGACTATTAACGAAAAATCAGAAAGTCTGTCAACTAAAATCAGACAAATTGCTGCGGAGGCAGGCGGAATGAAAGAACGCTCAAAATCGTCTGAGAATGCAAGCTATAAAGGACTTGACGCGCTCGGCCAGCTGCTGATGAAGTCAAACGAAGCCAACACGGAAACGAAAAAGGTTGAAACGATGCTGCTTGATTTAGAAAATCAAACAAAGAATATCGAAGAAGTCGTTACAGCTATTTCAAATATTTCTGATCAAACGAACTTGCTTGCTTTAAATGCCAGCATTGAGGCAGCCAGAGCCGGAGAAAGCGGACGCGGCTTTGCCGTCGTAGCTGAAGAAGTGAGAAAGCTTGCCGAGCAATCAGCGCTTTCTACAAAGCATATCAGCGAGACTGTGAAGCTTATCCAGGTTGAGACGAAAGAGGCCTCTCACGCAATGGTTGAGGCAAGCAGAATGAATGATGAACAAAACAGTGCCATTCATGAGACAGGAGAGGTATTAAACACGATTACTGTGGAAATGCAGTCACTGGTTCAAGGCATTGATCACATTTACGAAGAAATTCAAAGAATGAGTGAAGAGCAGCTCGCGATTTCTGAAGCGATTCAAAGTATTTCGGCCATATCACAGGAATCGGCAGCTGCAGCAGAGGAAGTGAATGCATCGACTGATGAACAGCTGATCACCCTTGATAAAGTCAAACACTCAACGGAAACATTAAAGCATGCAAGCCAAGAGCTAATGAGCACAATTACGAAATTCACATTGTAA
- a CDS encoding NAD(P)-dependent oxidoreductase has product MKKTIGFIGLGVMGKSMASHILNDGHPVLVYTRTKEKADSILQKGAVWKETVKDLSKEADVIITMVGYPSDVEEVYFGSDGIIENAKEGAYLIDMTTSKPSLAKKIAEAAKEKALFALDAPVSGGDIGAQNGTLAIMVGGEKDAFEACMPIFSLMGENIQYQGPAGSGQHTKMCNQIAIAAGMIGVAEAMAYAQKSGLQPENVLKSITTGAAGSWSLSNLAPRMLQDNFEPGFYVKHFIKDMGIALEEAELMGEEMPGLSLAKSLYDKLAAQGEENSGTQSIYKLWVK; this is encoded by the coding sequence TTGAAAAAAACAATTGGTTTTATCGGTCTTGGAGTGATGGGAAAAAGCATGGCATCACATATTCTGAATGACGGCCATCCTGTATTGGTGTATACCCGGACAAAAGAAAAAGCAGACAGCATACTGCAAAAAGGCGCAGTATGGAAAGAAACAGTCAAAGATCTTTCAAAAGAAGCGGATGTTATCATCACAATGGTCGGCTATCCCAGTGATGTTGAAGAAGTGTATTTTGGAAGCGACGGAATTATTGAAAACGCAAAAGAAGGCGCGTATCTCATTGATATGACCACATCTAAACCTTCGCTTGCGAAGAAGATTGCTGAAGCAGCCAAAGAAAAAGCATTGTTCGCTTTAGATGCCCCTGTTTCCGGCGGAGATATCGGTGCACAAAACGGAACACTCGCGATTATGGTTGGCGGAGAAAAAGATGCATTTGAAGCCTGCATGCCGATTTTCTCTTTAATGGGAGAAAATATTCAATATCAAGGACCGGCTGGAAGCGGACAGCATACCAAAATGTGTAATCAGATTGCAATCGCAGCCGGCATGATCGGTGTGGCGGAAGCGATGGCATATGCTCAAAAATCAGGCCTGCAGCCGGAAAATGTCCTGAAAAGCATCACAACGGGCGCAGCCGGAAGCTGGTCATTGTCAAATCTTGCTCCCCGTATGCTGCAAGACAACTTTGAACCGGGTTTTTATGTGAAGCATTTTATTAAAGATATGGGAATTGCGTTGGAGGAAGCGGAATTAATGGGAGAAGAAATGCCAGGCTTGTCCCTTGCGAAATCCTTATATGACAAGCTCGCTGCACAAGGCGAAGAAAACAGCGGGACTCAAAGTATATATAAGCTTTGGGTGAAATGA
- a CDS encoding CAP domain-containing protein has product MKKAFILSAAAAVGLFTFGGVQQASAKELSCQHVVKVKMGNTVQNMSLNDIVKKLHIKTNIKTLNAANEKELKQLLQKHAKQSNMNIQDVQKTETAKPAQKTTKKAPATEQNTAAKAPAAAEKTNKTTSAPSSVSAYEKKVVELTNAERQKQGLKPLQIDETLSKSARAKSQDMKDKNYFDHQSPTYGSPFDMMKSFGISYKTAGENIAKGQKTPEEVVKAWMNSEGHRKNILNANFTHIGVGYVESGSIWTQQFIGK; this is encoded by the coding sequence ATGAAGAAAGCATTTATTTTATCTGCTGCCGCTGCGGTTGGATTATTCACATTCGGGGGCGTACAGCAAGCATCAGCGAAAGAACTCTCCTGCCAGCATGTGGTAAAGGTGAAAATGGGGAACACAGTGCAAAACATGTCTCTTAACGATATAGTAAAAAAACTTCATATTAAAACAAATATCAAAACATTAAACGCTGCAAATGAAAAAGAGCTTAAGCAGCTTCTTCAAAAACATGCGAAGCAGTCTAACATGAACATTCAGGATGTTCAAAAGACAGAGACTGCAAAACCTGCGCAAAAAACTACAAAAAAAGCACCTGCTACTGAACAAAATACTGCTGCTAAAGCACCTGCAGCTGCTGAAAAAACAAACAAAACAACATCTGCGCCTTCATCTGTAAGCGCGTATGAGAAAAAAGTTGTTGAGCTTACAAATGCAGAAAGACAAAAACAAGGCTTAAAGCCGCTTCAAATTGATGAAACGTTAAGCAAATCTGCACGCGCAAAATCTCAAGATATGAAAGACAAGAACTATTTTGACCACCAAAGCCCAACTTACGGCTCACCGTTTGATATGATGAAATCTTTCGGTATCAGCTACAAAACAGCAGGTGAAAACATCGCTAAGGGTCAAAAAACGCCAGAAGAAGTAGTAAAAGCTTGGATGAACAGTGAAGGACACAGAAAAAACATTCTAAACGCTAACTTTACTCATATTGGTGTCGGTTACGTTGAGTCCGGAAGCATCTGGACACAGCAATTTATCGGAAAATAA
- a CDS encoding penicillin-binding protein 2: MTEIGREPKKKSKGNRAIRMNLFFLAVFLLFTALIFKLGVVQIVEGEQHEQDAEIANAKTAYYPAPRGKMYDRNQKVAVDNQSVPEIVYVSTSSTKTEDKIKTAKKLAAFIHIDTEFLKDRDLRDYWIASHPKKAAALLKESESDLKGAEAYKLQIERVSDEDLKAIQRNDEEMEIAAIYTRFSSGNAYEPQIVKAMNPNESNSNGKNGTLLDEKKSSSQRPKNDLTYDEISIVSEHLEELPGIDIVNDWTRKYPYDKTLYSVFGGVTTPEQGLLSDRKDFYLTRGYANNDRVGKSYLEYQYEDYLNSHKEKVQYVEDNKGNVVSQKTIDKGSRGYDLRLSFDMELQAKIEKIIEEEVRNSRARGNYMLDRAFVVMMDPNNGDILSMAGKKIDLETNKVQDYAIGAFTTQYEMGSAVKGATVLAGYQDGIPHYKYFFDGPMYLGTNLIKKSYTNMGTINELTALQKSSNVYMFNVAMHIAGVTYKPHGPLPADQKDLNKMRNYYSQFGLGVKTGIDLPQESAGMQTTPETVGGLILDLAIGQYDTYTPLQMAQYISSIANGGYRIQPRIVTSVHEPSNKDGLGKTIEQRKPNILNKINNTDSDIQQVKTGMKLVTASGTAKNTFTEDVSGKTGTAETFYYGTNRNWWGKKTYNLTFVGYYPSKNPKVAFSVVVPSVANDHDPINKLIAKRAIHAYAELEKKHNKK; this comes from the coding sequence GTGACTGAAATAGGACGTGAACCAAAGAAAAAGAGCAAAGGAAACAGAGCCATCAGAATGAACCTTTTTTTCCTTGCTGTCTTTCTTCTATTCACTGCATTAATCTTTAAGCTTGGCGTTGTTCAAATTGTTGAAGGCGAACAGCATGAACAAGACGCTGAGATAGCAAATGCAAAAACAGCGTATTATCCCGCGCCTCGAGGGAAGATGTATGACAGAAATCAGAAAGTTGCTGTCGATAACCAGAGCGTACCTGAAATTGTCTATGTTTCAACATCGAGCACAAAAACAGAGGATAAAATCAAAACAGCGAAGAAGCTTGCTGCTTTCATTCATATTGATACTGAATTTTTGAAGGATAGAGATTTGCGTGATTACTGGATCGCATCCCATCCGAAAAAAGCTGCCGCTCTGCTTAAGGAATCTGAAAGCGATCTAAAAGGGGCTGAGGCTTACAAGCTCCAAATTGAGCGTGTTTCGGATGAAGATTTGAAGGCTATTCAGCGAAATGACGAAGAAATGGAAATCGCAGCGATATATACAAGGTTTTCAAGCGGTAATGCTTACGAACCTCAAATCGTAAAGGCGATGAACCCAAATGAAAGCAACAGCAATGGAAAAAACGGAACGCTGCTTGATGAGAAGAAAAGCTCCAGCCAAAGACCAAAAAATGACTTAACATATGATGAAATTTCAATTGTTTCTGAGCATTTAGAAGAGCTTCCGGGGATTGACATTGTAAACGATTGGACACGAAAATATCCTTATGACAAAACCCTCTATTCCGTTTTCGGAGGCGTCACAACACCTGAACAGGGCCTGCTGAGCGACCGGAAAGATTTCTACTTAACAAGAGGCTATGCGAATAATGACAGAGTGGGGAAAAGTTATTTAGAGTATCAATATGAAGACTACTTAAATTCCCATAAAGAAAAAGTGCAATACGTAGAAGACAATAAAGGAAATGTCGTCAGCCAAAAAACCATTGATAAAGGCAGCAGGGGATACGATCTACGGCTTTCTTTCGATATGGAGCTTCAGGCAAAGATAGAAAAAATTATTGAAGAAGAAGTGAGAAACAGCCGTGCACGCGGAAACTATATGCTTGACCGGGCCTTTGTTGTGATGATGGATCCGAATAACGGCGATATTTTGTCGATGGCAGGAAAAAAGATAGATTTAGAAACAAATAAAGTTCAAGATTATGCAATAGGAGCATTCACAACCCAATATGAAATGGGTTCAGCAGTAAAGGGTGCGACTGTACTTGCCGGCTATCAGGACGGGATTCCGCATTATAAATATTTCTTTGATGGGCCGATGTATTTAGGAACAAATCTCATAAAAAAATCCTATACCAACATGGGAACGATCAATGAATTAACCGCTTTGCAAAAAAGCTCTAACGTATATATGTTTAATGTCGCCATGCACATTGCAGGTGTAACATATAAGCCGCATGGACCTCTGCCTGCTGATCAGAAGGATTTGAATAAAATGAGAAATTATTACAGTCAGTTTGGCCTGGGTGTAAAGACAGGTATTGATCTGCCTCAGGAATCAGCCGGTATGCAAACCACGCCTGAAACTGTAGGGGGGTTAATTTTAGACTTGGCAATCGGCCAATACGATACATACACACCGCTTCAAATGGCGCAGTACATCTCATCCATTGCTAATGGAGGCTACCGTATTCAGCCAAGAATTGTTACAAGTGTTCATGAGCCCAGCAATAAAGACGGCCTCGGAAAAACAATTGAACAACGAAAGCCAAATATTCTCAATAAAATTAACAATACAGACAGTGACATACAGCAGGTAAAGACCGGAATGAAATTAGTTACCGCTTCAGGGACTGCTAAAAATACGTTTACAGAAGATGTTTCTGGAAAAACAGGAACAGCGGAAACATTTTACTACGGTACGAACCGTAATTGGTGGGGGAAAAAAACATATAACCTAACTTTTGTAGGCTATTACCCGTCGAAAAATCCAAAAGTGGCTTTCAGTGTTGTTGTACCTTCTGTAGCAAACGACCACGATCCAATTAACAAACTCATTGCCAAAAGAGCTATTCACGCTTACGCAGAGCTCGAAAAGAAACACAATAAAAAGTAA
- the kinA gene encoding sporulation histidine kinase KinA, which translates to MEQDTQHVKPFQTKTDIHAVLASNGRIIYISANSKLHLGYLQGEMIGSFLKTFLHEEDQFLVESYFYNEHHLMPCTFRFIKKDHTIVWVEAAVEIVTTRAERTEREIILKMKVLEEEKGHQSLNCEKHEIEPASPESTTYITDDYERLVENLPSPLCISVKGKIVYANSAMLSMLGAKSKDAIIGKWSYEFIEEEYHDIVKNRIIRMQKGMEVGMIEQTWKRLDGTPVHLEVKASPTVYKNQQAELLLLIDISSRKKFQTILQKSRERYQLLIQNSIDTIAVIHNGKWVFMNESGISLFEAATYEDLIGKNIYDQLHPCDHEDVKERIQNIAEQKTESEIVKQSWFTFQNRVIYTEMVCIPTTFFGEAAVQVILRDISERKQTEELMLQSEKLSIAGQLAAGIAHEIRNPLTAIKGFLQLMKPTMEENEHYFDIVFSELSRIELILSELLMLAKPQQNAVKEYLNLKKLIGEVSALLETQANLNGIFIRTSYERDSIYINGDQNQLKQVFINLIKNAVESMPDGGTVDIIITEDEHSVHVTVKDEGEGIPEKVLNRIGEPFLTTKEKGTGLGLMVTYNIIENHQGVIHVDSQPEKGTAFKISFPKK; encoded by the coding sequence GTGGAACAGGATACGCAGCATGTTAAACCATTTCAAACAAAAACCGATATTCATGCAGTCTTGGCCTCTAATGGACGTATCATTTATATATCTGCCAACTCCAAACTGCATTTGGGCTATCTCCAAGGAGAGATGATCGGATCATTCCTCAAAACGTTCCTGCATGAGGAAGACCAATTTTTAGTTGAAAGCTATTTTTATAATGAACATCACCTGATGCCGTGTACCTTTCGTTTTATAAAAAAAGACCATACAATTGTGTGGGTGGAGGCTGCGGTAGAAATTGTTACGACAAGAGCTGAGCGGACAGAACGGGAAATCATTTTGAAAATGAAAGTTCTTGAAGAAGAAAAAGGCCATCAATCCCTAAACTGCGAAAAACATGAAATCGAGCCTGCAAGCCCGGAATCGACTACATATATAACGGATGATTATGAGCGGTTAGTTGAAAATCTCCCGAGTCCGCTATGCATCAGTGTCAAAGGCAAGATCGTCTATGCAAACAGCGCAATGCTTTCAATGCTCGGAGCGAAAAGCAAGGATGCTATTATTGGCAAATGGTCCTATGAATTTATTGAAGAAGAATATCACGATATCGTGAAAAACAGGATTATAAGAATGCAAAAAGGAATGGAAGTCGGAATGATTGAACAGACGTGGAAAAGGCTTGATGGCACACCTGTTCATTTAGAAGTGAAAGCGTCCCCGACCGTCTACAAAAACCAGCAGGCTGAACTGCTGCTGCTGATCGATATCTCTTCAAGAAAAAAATTCCAAACTATCCTGCAAAAAAGCCGTGAACGATATCAGCTGCTCATTCAAAATTCAATCGATACCATTGCGGTGATTCATAATGGAAAATGGGTGTTTATGAATGAGTCGGGAATTTCACTGTTTGAAGCGGCTACCTATGAGGATTTAATTGGCAAAAACATATATGATCAGCTGCACCCTTGCGATCATGAGGACGTAAAAGAGAGAATTCAAAACATCGCCGAGCAAAAAACAGAATCAGAAATTGTCAAGCAATCCTGGTTCACCTTCCAGAACAGGGTCATTTATACGGAGATGGTCTGCATTCCGACGACCTTTTTTGGTGAAGCGGCTGTCCAAGTCATTCTTCGGGACATTTCTGAGAGAAAACAAACAGAAGAATTGATGCTGCAATCGGAAAAATTATCAATCGCAGGGCAGCTCGCGGCGGGAATCGCCCATGAGATCCGCAACCCGCTGACAGCGATCAAAGGATTTTTGCAGCTGATGAAACCGACAATGGAAGAAAATGAACATTACTTTGATATTGTGTTTTCTGAACTCAGCCGCATTGAATTAATACTCAGTGAGCTTCTCATGCTGGCGAAACCCCAGCAAAATGCCGTTAAAGAATATTTGAACCTGAAAAAATTAATAGGTGAGGTCTCGGCCCTGCTGGAAACGCAGGCAAATTTGAATGGCATTTTTATCAGAACCAGCTATGAAAGAGACAGCATTTATATAAACGGGGATCAGAATCAATTAAAGCAGGTATTCATTAATTTAATTAAAAATGCGGTTGAATCAATGCCTGACGGGGGAACAGTAGACATTATCATAACTGAGGATGAGCATTCTGTTCATGTCACTGTCAAAGATGAAGGAGAAGGCATACCTGAAAAGGTGCTGAACCGAATTGGAGAACCATTTTTAACGACAAAAGAAAAAGGCACGGGGCTTGGACTGATGGTTACATATAATATCATTGAAAATCATCAGGGAGTCATCCATGTAGACAGCCAGCCGGAAAAAGGCACAGCGTTTAAAATTTCATTTCCAAAAAAATAA
- a CDS encoding aminotransferase A has product MEHLLNPKAREIEISGIRKFSNLVAQHEDVISLTIGQPDFFTPHHVKAAAKKAIDENVTSYTPNAGYLELRQAVQIYMKKKADFNYDAESEIIITTGASQAIDAAFRTILSPGDEVIMPGPIYPGYEPIINLCGAKPVIVDTRSHGFKLTARLIEDALTPNTKCVVLPYPSNPTGVTLSDEELKSIAALLKGRNVFVLSDEIYSELTYDRPHYSIATHLRDQTIVINGLSKSHSMTGWRIGFLFAPKNIAKHILKVHQYNVSCASSISQKAALEAVTNGFDDALIMREQYKKRLDYVYDRLVSMGLDVVKPSGAFYIFPSIKSFGMSSFDFSMALLEDAGVALVPGSSFSKYGEGYVRLSFAYSLDTLREGLDRLEIFVLKKRESMQTINNGV; this is encoded by the coding sequence ATGGAACATTTGCTGAATCCGAAAGCAAGAGAGATTGAAATTTCAGGAATACGCAAATTCTCAAATCTTGTAGCTCAACACGAAGATGTCATTTCACTTACAATCGGCCAGCCTGATTTTTTTACGCCGCATCATGTGAAAGCTGCCGCAAAAAAAGCCATTGATGAAAACGTGACGTCATATACTCCGAACGCCGGCTATCTTGAGCTGAGACAAGCAGTACAGATTTATATGAAGAAAAAAGCGGATTTCAACTATGATGCTGAATCTGAAATCATCATCACAACAGGCGCAAGTCAAGCCATTGATGCTGCATTCCGGACGATTTTATCGCCTGGTGATGAAGTGATTATGCCAGGCCCGATTTATCCAGGCTATGAACCTATTATCAATTTGTGCGGCGCTAAGCCTGTTATTGTTGATACCAGGTCACATGGCTTTAAGCTTACTGCCCGCCTGATTGAAGATGCTCTGACTCCTAACACCAAGTGTGTCGTGCTTCCTTATCCGTCAAATCCTACCGGTGTGACTTTATCTGATGAAGAGCTGAAAAGCATCGCCGCCCTTTTAAAAGGCAGAAATGTCTTCGTATTGTCTGATGAAATATACAGTGAATTAACATATGACAGACCGCATTACTCCATTGCTACGCATTTGCGGGATCAAACGATTGTCATTAACGGCTTGTCAAAATCACACAGCATGACTGGCTGGAGAATTGGATTTTTATTCGCGCCGAAAAACATTGCAAAGCACATTTTAAAGGTTCATCAATACAATGTGTCATGTGCGTCATCGATTTCTCAAAAAGCCGCGCTTGAAGCTGTGACAAACGGCTTTGACGACGCCCTGATTATGAGGGAACAATACAAAAAACGTCTGGACTATGTGTATGACCGCCTTGTTTCCATGGGACTTGACGTTGTCAAACCGTCAGGCGCGTTTTATATCTTCCCTTCTATTAAATCATTTGGAATGTCTTCATTTGATTTTAGTATGGCTCTTTTGGAGGATGCTGGTGTGGCACTCGTGCCGGGCAGCTCATTCTCAAAGTATGGTGAAGGATATGTGAGACTGTCTTTCGCATACTCGCTGGACACGCTAAGAGAAGGGCTGGACCGCTTAGAAATATTTGTATTAAAAAAACGGGAATCCATGCAGACGATAAACAACGGCGTTTAA
- the cheV gene encoding chemotaxis protein CheV produces MSLQQYEILLDSGTNELEIVKFGVGDNAFGINVMKVREIIQPVEVTTVPHSHQHVEGMIKIRGEILPVISLFSFFGVEPDGSKDEKYIVTEFNKRKIVFHVGSVSQIHRVSWEAIEKPTSLNQGMERHLTGIIKLEDLMIFLPDYEKIIYDIESDSGVDTYNMHTEGFDQRRADKKLIIVEDSPLLMRLLQDELKEAGYNNVSSFENGKEAYEYIMNLAENETDLSEQIDMIITDIEMPKMDGHRLTKLLKENPKSSEVPVMIFSSLITDDLRHRGEVVGADEQISKPEISDLIKKVDTYVIE; encoded by the coding sequence GTGTCGTTACAACAATACGAGATTTTATTGGATTCTGGTACAAATGAATTAGAAATTGTGAAGTTTGGCGTGGGCGATAATGCTTTCGGAATTAACGTCATGAAGGTAAGAGAAATTATTCAGCCAGTCGAGGTGACAACAGTGCCTCACTCCCATCAGCATGTAGAAGGCATGATTAAGATCAGAGGAGAAATTCTCCCTGTGATCAGCCTCTTCTCATTTTTTGGAGTTGAGCCTGATGGATCAAAAGACGAGAAATATATCGTGACTGAATTTAATAAAAGGAAAATTGTTTTCCATGTCGGCTCTGTTTCTCAAATTCACAGAGTATCCTGGGAAGCAATTGAAAAGCCGACATCGTTAAATCAAGGAATGGAGCGGCACCTTACCGGAATTATTAAGCTTGAAGACTTGATGATCTTTTTGCCTGACTATGAAAAAATTATTTATGATATTGAATCAGACTCAGGTGTGGATACGTACAATATGCATACCGAGGGCTTCGATCAAAGAAGAGCTGATAAAAAGCTTATCATTGTAGAGGACTCACCGCTTTTGATGCGTCTTTTGCAGGATGAGTTAAAAGAAGCAGGGTACAACAATGTTTCTTCGTTTGAAAACGGAAAAGAGGCTTATGAGTACATTATGAACCTTGCTGAAAACGAAACGGATTTATCAGAACAGATTGATATGATCATCACTGATATTGAAATGCCAAAAATGGACGGACACAGGCTCACAAAGCTGTTGAAGGAAAATCCGAAAAGCTCAGAAGTTCCGGTTATGATTTTCTCATCGTTAATTACCGATGATTTGCGTCACCGCGGAGAAGTCGTTGGCGCAGATGAGCAAATCAGCAAGCCTGAGATCAGTGATTTGATTAAAAAAGTGGATACGTATGTTATCGAATAA
- a CDS encoding YkyB family protein gives MDDHAYTKDLQPTVENLSKAVYTVNRHAKTAPNPKYLYLLKKRALQKLVKEGKGKKIGLHFSKNPRFSQQQSDVLISIGDYYFHMPPTKEDFEHLPHLGTLNQSYRNPKAQMSLTKAKHLLQEYVGMKEKPLVTNRQQPAYHKPVFKKLGESYF, from the coding sequence ATGGACGACCATGCATATACGAAAGATCTGCAGCCAACCGTAGAAAATCTTTCAAAAGCAGTTTACACAGTGAACCGCCATGCAAAAACCGCCCCCAACCCTAAATACCTATATCTGCTGAAAAAACGGGCTTTGCAAAAGCTTGTCAAAGAAGGTAAAGGAAAGAAAATAGGGCTTCATTTTTCAAAAAATCCAAGGTTCAGCCAACAGCAATCGGACGTGCTTATCTCAATCGGAGACTACTATTTTCACATGCCTCCAACTAAAGAAGACTTCGAACATCTTCCGCATTTAGGTACACTTAATCAGTCGTACCGAAATCCTAAAGCTCAAATGTCTTTAACAAAGGCGAAACACCTATTGCAAGAATATGTCGGCATGAAAGAAAAGCCGCTTGTGACAAATCGCCAGCAGCCAGCTTATCATAAACCCGTCTTTAAAAAACTCGGCGAGAGTTACTTTTAA